The nucleotide window CTTGTTGAGTGGCTCTTGATAGCTGATAAAGGTGACTTTTCTGGTAAGCATCTTCTTTGTGCtcgtaaaaaaatagaagaaaaaaatggcgattcttactttttttatccTATTCGTCTTCGTCTTTTAAGGCTTGAAATGTTTTTTTGAGTCTTCTAGAGGTTAAGTGAAACAGAAGATTTCTTTGTAGAATTTTGTGAGTGGAACTGGAAGTCTCGTTGACTTTGTTGAATAATTGTGTGAGGATTGAATCTTGATGCATACGTATGGgtagttgaattttttttccctgTCATTTGATGTCTACCTTTGAAGCGAACCAATATATGATTCTTGAGGGAATTAGGGCTCAAAATGTTCAGAGTTAACCAATCTATTATCTAACTAGGTAAAAATCTCTCCCAGATGTCAAATGTTGCGAACTCGACAAATATTATGTGGCATGACTGTCCAATTCAGAAACAAGATAGACAGCAGCTGCTTCAGCAAAAAGGCTGTGTTATATGGCTAACTGGCCTCAGTGGTTCAGGTTTGTGGCATTTTTTATGGTTATTGTATCTGAATGTTTGCTTAGTTCATTTAATCAAGAGAAGCATGGTTGTGAGCAAGAATAGAGTCCACACTTCCTATTCCTTTAGGGTTCTAAATTCTATCGGTGATTTGGTTTGTTCCTCTGGTAGGCTTCATGTGATTTTGTTATATGTTGTCTGATGTCTTACATCCAATGATTGACAGAAACAGTGACCATTCGTTTTGGTTTATGCTCCTTTTTTTGTCACTGTTTATGTTGGTGTACAAGTGGTAGTTCAAATGTTGCAGTGTTTTGTTTCTCCACCTCATTTCTTTAATCTATTTGTAGCTACAGTTGATAATTTTTTCCCTAACAATTGACATGACGAAAGTCACCAAAGAAACACACTAATTACTCTTCAATTTTTCTAGAATATATCATAATAATGCAACAGCAGACTTGCAGACTTAGTGCTTGTAACTAATCTTGGCATATGGTTATATAGATCCATAATAAGCACTTACAATCACCCAACACATAGTTCTACTATTTTTCCATCAGATGAATTAATTTATCTCCTACATGGATCATGTATTGGCACTGAAAAATTACCATAGAAAGTTATGCTGTTGAATCTTCATTGTGCAAATTACTGATTTTCACCTGCCTACCGTACAACCAAGGTCTACTACTTTTGTGGTTTAAGCTCAGCTTTAGTTTAACACTTGTTCATGTGAAATAAAAGTTGTAGTTGTTTTTGCATTAGATCAGCTACCCAGTCAGAATGAATTTTCTTTGCTTATTATCTATGCTGCATTGCCTTTAAGTCTAATACAAGGTATAGAGTGTAATACATGGTAGATCCTTGTCAAATTATGCTTACTATGCTTCTCCCTTATTTCTTAACATAATGTATTAGTATCAGGCTATCAGCAGCTAGATTTCCTATAGTCAtctgcttttatttttaatttattatcttggTGATCTTATAGATTAAAATCCATACaagttaaaattttgtaatgatATCTTGAAAATGTGTAACTAACTTGTGGCATGGCATTGGCTGAAGCAATTCATGTTTGTTATCAAATATAATTCTACAGATGAACAATATGAAAGCTTGTGTGATGAGTTTCTACTTTTTGCATATATCAGAATACACCATTACTTTTCATTCTTCTAGAATCTAGATACCATTACTCCATTCCTTCTTCCCTCTGTTCCAGACTCATTGATCATTAATATTGATTGCAGGAAAAAGCACTATTGCATGTGCTTTGAGTCGAAGCTTGCACTCCAAAGGAAAACTGTCTTACATCCTTGATGGTGACAATATTCGGCATGGTCTAAACCAAGATCTTAGTTTCAGAGCAGAAGATCGTTCTGAAAACATTAGAAGGATTGGTGAGTTTATCTGTTTTTTCTTATGTTGCTTTCTAAATGCTTTCCCTGATATCTTccgattatattttattgttttattaataattagacATCACGATTTAAAATTTTCAGGTGAGGTGGCTAAACTCTTTGCAGATGCTGGTGTTATTTGCATCACTAGTTTAATATCACCATACCAAAAGGATAGAGATGCATGCAGAGCACTAATGCCAAAAGGAGATTTTATTGAGGTAATATTCTTATTTTGGTGATCCAAATGATACACATAGTTTGGCATATGCTAATATGTTGTACAATTATAGAACTAGAAGTGGTTCTTCATAAATTATAGCTAACACAATGCTTACACGTTGCAGGTTTTCATAGATGTTCCACTACATGTGTGTGAAGCTAGGGACCCAAAGGGACTCTACAAGCTTGCTCGAGCTGGAAAGATCAAAGGTATTGTgatataaattttcatattactGCTTGCAATCTAATTTGGTATCGTGTACTGTTGGATTTGTTATCCAACTGCATTAACATCAACAGTTCAGCACTTAAGCTACATATATCGTgtttatatttctctttttctaatcAACATTATGGGATATCATTTTTGTAATGGGtctcaattatttatttggtaTTGTGCAGGTTTCACTGGTATAGATGATCCATATGAACCACCGAGTAGTTGTGAGGTGTGAATttgttgtgttgtgtgtgtTGGCATTATTTTCTTGCCATTTTTAGATGTGTTAAATGATGTCTCAATTATTGGTTTATATAATTTGGTTAAAGAACAGAAAACCTGTTACTGATATGTAGTAACTCTGTGAATCAATAATTGAGTCATTATCAACATTAAACATACAATTTGTTAATGAATAACTGAGTCACCATTAACCGGTGTAAAAATGGTGTAAAAACTTGAGGGAAAATTTGTTGTCTTCTGGAGGGGTAGTttattctatttcattttctaatttttttcatattccttttccttttctatggGTTCTCTGATGTTTGATAGATAGATCATAAGCATACCATATAAACCAGATGTCGTAATAACCGAGCCTCTCGGTTTTCCTTTGAAACTTCTGCtgaattttcatttcttccatTCTCAATCATTGTTTTCCTGTTTTCCATTTTATTAATTCcacttttcaatttcatttcataAGCCTGAGCCTTCTTTATCTTGCAGATAGTATTACAACAGAAAGGAAGTAACTGTAAGTCTCCCAGTGATATGGCTGAAGAAGTGATATCCTACTTAGAGGAGAATGGATACCTACGGGCTTGACTTCATTTTTAAAGCCTTTCTTTGTTGATTGCTTTAAAGGGTCCTTTCTTGTAACCTGTAGTTATATTGTGTGTAATTTTTGGCGCATAAAAACTTGCTCCTTCCATATTTCCAATCATTCTTTACCTGACACATAGTCGacattttcaattaaaagaaaaaaaagatagcaCTCGACTATATGTCAAGTGGAGATTAGTTGGGACCATGGTAGTCTCAaatcatgtaataatttctccCTTCCAGCAGTAAGGAAATCATCGTTTCCTGCATATCTGCTTTAGgccaaaataaaaagggtagAGCCTTGAGGAAGGACTAAGGAGTTAGCGCTGCTTGGTACAACACCTATGaagaaattattactattagtgTATCTAATTTGTATCTTATAGCCAACAATTGGTTGTTGTGGAATGTATAGCGCCAGTGAAAATCTATGTCATCCTAAGTAAACGCAATAGGAACTATTAACACTGGGAGTGCTTGTTCTCAACATTTCTGTCAGCACAGCAAGGGATATACATTTTGGGATAACATGAAGGTGACCCAGTAAATATAGATATAATTCTTCAAAGTCAACGATCGTTGGTTGACTTTAGCAATTTAGAAGTGTTTGTCTAGAAAGCCATATCTTTTAACTTACAAGTGAGGAGTTATGCTTGGGATAGTTGACAAGCTATTAAAATTCAAGGTGCATCCAACGTATGGTGAACAGGGGTACTTGTGGTTTGGTGAACCTTGTTGCTTTTTAGGTTCTTGGCTAGTGATAAATGAAGTTTGAACAGCAGGAAGTAGTCTGTCCAGGAAAAGCAAAATCAGCATAGGAAGGGAAAAATAGACGACGACAAAATGGGGGAGGAGGTAATGGATGTTACACTGATAGCAATCTGTTAAAAAGTAGAGCACGATCTGAATAAAAGAACTGCACAATGATATCTGGGTTCATGTCTTCCATTTCCAAGGCCCTCTGTGCTCATTGATAATTGAAAGTGTGAGATAATGCAACGAATTTAGTCGGCATTTGactatttaatttagaaaaaatggAAGGGAGTTGCAAGTTAAATgctttgttagttttctgcttaGTTCACTTTATccagaagaaagagaaaattgaGTGCGCACCGGCCTAGCAAATGCGCAGGATTAACTAGAAACACTTCCATAATTATTCATCCCGTACTCTACCATCTTCCCTTATTCGATGATAATTAAACTTCCGAATATGAACTTTCACCAACCACTGTCTTTTATCCATTGTTCATGCCGTGGATATTAGATGAAGAATAACTAAAGAGCAAAGTTAATGACGTGATATCTATACGGTGTTGCAAATCTACATTTGCCCATAATAAGAAATCTCAATTAGCCAAACTAATAATACAGAAGTGTGCTTACTACAATGATGAATAAAAACACGGCTAATCCTTCTTTATTGATGTTCTGCGTGGCAACCAAGATATCATAATTCagaattttgataaaaattgcTGAACGGATAAGAAGAGAAACACACAGTAGTTACATCAGAAAGAGGCAAACAACATATCACCTCGTCTATGTCTATAACTAGTACGAATAGACAACAAGCAGAGCACCAATGCCATGGTCACGGACACCGCAGCAGAGGCCACAGCGTCGAAGGTGTAGGACCAACGCCGTTCTTGAAGAGCCCAAAGCGTTTTGACGAAGCCTCCAACACCTTCCACCACCATTGCCAGCAAATGTGCCATCTTTGAGAACGGCAATGCTGagggaagtgaagaagaagaattgtgGGTTTGTTGTTTGCTGCTTTGGAAACTTGCCGCAGATAAAAAGAGACGGTTGCTTCCGCGATGTTTCCTaggttttatcttatttaacgAAACGTTGGATTTTGAAAATCAGTGACAGGCAGAGCAAAGTGGGGACAGGAGCAGTTAACCATATCGTACGTGTGTATAGGAGAAGGGGAATGCAAAACGAGAATTACCAAATCAGAAGAGTAAAGTTTTGTGCTTGCGTCTGCGTAACTACAAAGGATGGGTGCCGACGCCGTTCATCAATatcataacaataaataaaaagaatatcttttgcttaatttttacttttttttagacaTCTTTACCCTAAAATGATACGAGAATTTTATACATTATTGGCAAAATTGTACTTTTCGTCCCTCACTTTATCTCTAATTTCGCATTTAGTCCCccagtaatttaattcacaaatttgatcccctgttttataaaattttgcaaTATTGGTCTGGGACGCatcaattggacgttgaccgttaagCAGTAACGTTGActgttgtgacaccctctacccctcacatatatactaataaggaataaaaaaattcaaatattaattaaaagtatttttaaaacattttttttttaaacaagtctttcaaaggggaaaaaggctcaaattcattttcttctacatcatatccaaacttgtccaaataaataataaagtattctcgactcaacaaggtcgtctaagcttcatacaattaatatagaacctatatcctaatgtcacatcctatcagagcgttgtgttcccgtgtcctctagcatgagattCTTCATAATCATctacctattcatctgctcccccgaacacaagttcaagatcatcacaggatccaaacacaacaacatacagggagtgagttatcacattcctagctaatagagaaacaagacaattaaatatacatattatataaatgagataccacttgcttaaacacagctcacgtaacttcaccacttcatcattcaaaattcacttttcaattatcaatcacattacacaagaatcccacacttcgatcaagatataataacacatcaattagcaagcatatgcaatagttatgctaagactcaatcatatatgcaatgtggtaccatgtcagtgaaaaaccaccctggggcgcttaggagtacataacaagacacaccacacaatgggtttgtcaggtcactctcactaagtaagatcatagggagaccagtcagggtcacgatgttttgcgagaatgctccaaccttatgggatcagcataggcttaaaggagcactcaaacccggtgacccccaaggcctacactccgaagagttcgtcagggcctctccctcctaattcaggtccaacccctaaaataattttttttacatgcagacactgctcatgaattatacaatacccacgaccttacagtcgtgttttaaacacgttcaacacaattgcgctacgatttaacactggttcctaaataagaaacctacattttctctttaacactgtgcatcaacgtttttctcaagataacgctggtcgggttattgtacaattcatagcttacaacacaagtaatttcacatcaagtgttaactacacacttatccacaactacaactcattcacaatttcacatctcat belongs to Glycine soja cultivar W05 chromosome 5, ASM419377v2, whole genome shotgun sequence and includes:
- the LOC114412479 gene encoding adenylyl-sulfate kinase, chloroplastic-like isoform X3, with protein sequence MRLFQLVTRKQIQRYNYYGKRRRSKRFVLNHLKFVDLSYVGHNHNSVPCRYSKQLFSSVLCRTFNVKSIHLFAQKKNEHILVEWLLIADKGDFSGKNLSQMSNVANSTNIMWHDCPIQKQDRQQLLQQKGCVIWLTGLSGSGKSTIACALSRSLHSKGKLSYILDGDNIRHGLNQDLSFRAEDRSENIRRIGEVAKLFADAGVICITSLISPYQKDRDACRALMPKGDFIEVFIDVPLHVCEARDPKGLYKLARAGKIKDSITTERK
- the LOC114412479 gene encoding adenylyl-sulfate kinase 3-like isoform X1; the protein is MRLFQLVTRKQIQRYNYYGKRRRSKRFVLNHLKFVDLSYVGHNHNSVPCRYSKQLFSSVLCRTFNVKSIHLFAQKKNEHILVEWLLIADKGDFSGKNLSQMSNVANSTNIMWHDCPIQKQDRQQLLQQKGCVIWLTGLSGSGKSTIACALSRSLHSKGKLSYILDGDNIRHGLNQDLSFRAEDRSENIRRIGEVAKLFADAGVICITSLISPYQKDRDACRALMPKGDFIEVFIDVPLHVCEARDPKGLYKLARAGKIKGFTGIDDPYEPPSSCEIVLQQKGSNCKSPSDMAEEVISYLEENGYLRA
- the LOC114412479 gene encoding adenylyl-sulfate kinase 3-like isoform X2; this translates as MTTAKAPRPPCRSGVFRNIVCGPSPAAETLGFPRLRGISVAGLHRSRRNLVLRARSKPIKVKENATVSASLIDDWFKPITAKEDSDAGKNLSQMSNVANSTNIMWHDCPIQKQDRQQLLQQKGCVIWLTGLSGSGKSTIACALSRSLHSKGKLSYILDGDNIRHGLNQDLSFRAEDRSENIRRIGEVAKLFADAGVICITSLISPYQKDRDACRALMPKGDFIEVFIDVPLHVCEARDPKGLYKLARAGKIKGFTGIDDPYEPPSSCEIVLQQKGSNCKSPSDMAEEVISYLEENGYLRA
- the LOC114412479 gene encoding adenylyl-sulfate kinase, chloroplastic-like isoform X5 produces the protein MSNVANSTNIMWHDCPIQKQDRQQLLQQKGCVIWLTGLSGSGKSTIACALSRSLHSKGKLSYILDGDNIRHGLNQDLSFRAEDRSENIRRIGEVAKLFADAGVICITSLISPYQKDRDACRALMPKGDFIEVFIDVPLHVCEARDPKGLYKLARAGKIKGFTGIDDPYEPPSSCEIVLQQKGSNCKSPSDMAEEVISYLEENGYLRA
- the LOC114412479 gene encoding adenylyl-sulfate kinase 3-like isoform X4 — its product is MTGSSQLRRRRILMLMSNVANSTNIMWHDCPIQKQDRQQLLQQKGCVIWLTGLSGSGKSTIACALSRSLHSKGKLSYILDGDNIRHGLNQDLSFRAEDRSENIRRIGEVAKLFADAGVICITSLISPYQKDRDACRALMPKGDFIEVFIDVPLHVCEARDPKGLYKLARAGKIKGFTGIDDPYEPPSSCEIVLQQKGSNCKSPSDMAEEVISYLEENGYLRA